CGGAAGGAGGGGATCGAGGTCACGCCGCGCCAGCTCTTCGAGCACCCCACCGTGGCGGGGCTCGCGCGGGTGGCCGGGGTCGCCTCCCGCGGCGCCCCGGACGAGGAGGTCGCCCCGGGCGAGGTCCCGCTGACGCCGGTGCAGCTCCGCTTCTTCGAGCGGGAGGTGCCCGACCGGCACCACTGGAACCAGTCGCTCCTCCTCGCCCCCCGCGAGCGGCTGGACGCGGCGGTGCTGGACCGGGCCCTGGCGCGCGTGGCGGCCCACCACGACGCGCTCCGCCTGCGCTTCGCCCGGCGCGGCGGTGCGTGGATCCAGTGGTACGCGGAGCCGGGCGGCCAGGCGGCGCTGGAGCGGGTGGACCTCCGCGCGGTCCCGGCCGGCGAGCGCGGGGCGGCGCTGGAAGCCGCCGCGGCGAAGCTCCAGGCCGGGCTCGACCTGGAGCAAGGCCCGCTCCTGCGCGCGGCGCTCTTCGACCTCGGAAGCGAGCAGCGGCTCCTCCTGGCGGCGCACCACCTGGCGACCGACGGGGTGTCGTGGCGCATCCTGGGGGAGGACCTGCAGGACGCCTATCGGGCGCTGCTGCGCGGCGCCGAGCCCGCGCTCCCCGCGAAGACCGCGTCCTACCGCACCTGGGCGCAGCGGCTGGAGGAGCACGCGGGCTCGGCGGCGCTGCGGGACGAGGCCGGGTACTGGACCTCCCGGGAGCTGGACGCCGCGGCGCCCCTCCCGCAGGACCTCGCCGACGGCCCCAACGACGTGGCCTCCGCGGCGGAGGTGGCGGTGGAGCTCGGCCCGGACGAGACGCGGGCCCTCCTGCAGGACGTGCCCGCCGTCTACCGCACGAGGATCGACGACGTCCTCCTCACCGCCCTGGCGCGCACCCTGTCCGGCTGGACCGGCGAGCGCCTGGTGGCGGTGGAGCTGGAGAGCCACGGGCGGGAGGACCTCTTCCCCGGGGTGGACGTGTCACGGACCGTGGGCTGGTTCACCTCCGTCTACCCGGTCCTGCTCGACCTGCGCGGCGTGTTCGGGGAGGGGGAGGAGCTCAAGGCCGTCAAGGAGCAGCTCCGCGCCGTCCCGCGCCAGGGGATCGGGTACGGGGTCCTGCGGCACCTTTCCGCCGACGCGGAGGTGCGTCGGCGCCTCCGCGCCCTCCCCGCGCCGCAGGTCTCCTTCAACTACCTGGGGCAGCTCGACGCCCCCCTCGCCGGTTCGCTCTTCGCCCTCGCCGACGGACCCGTGGGGCCGGAGCGGGCCGGGTCCGGCGAACGGGAGCACCTGCTGGAGGTCACCGCCTCCGTGCAGGACGGAGTGCTCCGCGTGCGCTGGGAGTACGGGGGCCGCGTGCACCTGCCGGGGACGGTGCGCACGCTCGCCGTGCGCTACCTGGCCGAGCTGCGGGCCCTGATCGCCCACTGCGGCGCGGACGACGCGGGCGGCAGCACCCCGTCCGACTTCCCGCTGGCCGACCTGGACGAGGCTGCGCTCGCGGCGCTGGAGGAAGACTTCCTGTAGGGCCGCCGCCTCCCGCAGGGAGCGGCGCACGGCGCCGCACGAACATTTCCGGACCGTTTTTTTGAAATCTACATCAGGATGCGAGACCCAATGAGCAAGCGCCCGACGATGGAGGACGTCTACCCGCTCTCCCCCACGCAGGAGGGGATGCTCTTCCACGCCCTCTCGGACCAGGGGGGAGGGGTGTACGTCGGCCAGTTCGGGTTCCGGCTCGCCGGCGAGCT
The DNA window shown above is from Longimicrobiaceae bacterium and carries:
- a CDS encoding condensation domain-containing protein, encoding RSPVEEVLARVWAELLGRPRIGTDEDFFEAGGDSVLAIQMVARARKEGIEVTPRQLFEHPTVAGLARVAGVASRGAPDEEVAPGEVPLTPVQLRFFEREVPDRHHWNQSLLLAPRERLDAAVLDRALARVAAHHDALRLRFARRGGAWIQWYAEPGGQAALERVDLRAVPAGERGAALEAAAAKLQAGLDLEQGPLLRAALFDLGSEQRLLLAAHHLATDGVSWRILGEDLQDAYRALLRGAEPALPAKTASYRTWAQRLEEHAGSAALRDEAGYWTSRELDAAAPLPQDLADGPNDVASAAEVAVELGPDETRALLQDVPAVYRTRIDDVLLTALARTLSGWTGERLVAVELESHGREDLFPGVDVSRTVGWFTSVYPVLLDLRGVFGEGEELKAVKEQLRAVPRQGIGYGVLRHLSADAEVRRRLRALPAPQVSFNYLGQLDAPLAGSLFALADGPVGPERAGSGEREHLLEVTASVQDGVLRVRWEYGGRVHLPGTVRTLAVRYLAELRALIAHCGADDAGGSTPSDFPLADLDEAALAALEEDFL